CCTTTGTTGGCGATTCCTCGATTTATTTCGCCTTAAGAGGCGCTAAGAGGGTTATCGTAGTTGAGCCAGTGCCCATTAATTACGAGGAGATGATTAGGAATATTGAGCTTAACCCAGAGCTTAAGCCGAGGATATTACCCATCAACGCCGCCATTGCCGATAGGGATGATTATGTGAATATATCCTATGATGGCGAGTTTGATGGTGCAGCATCCATATATGAGGTGAAAAGGTTTAAGGCTAGGGTTAGGTCTATGAGGCTTGGGACGCTGATTAATGAGGTTTCAAGGCTTAGTGTTGATTTGAGCAGCTTCAGGGTCAAGGTTCTCAAGTTGGATTGTAAGGGTTGTGAGTGGGATGTGGTCAGTAACGAGACTGACGTGCTTAGGCTATTCGACATCATTAAGATTGAGTACGCGGGTTACCTGAGGAACTACACAGTCAATGATCTAATTAGCAAAATAGAGCCAATGGGGTACAGATGCCGAACATGGGCGCACAACGACATAGCCATAAGGATTGGACTCAACAAGCACGGAACAACAACATGCTTTAAAAGAGACTTTAACCACATGGTGTAGTTTATGTGTAATGTTGCTGTCATAGAGTTTTTCATGGAGAACGTGGATTGTAAGGAGTTTGAGGGTAGGCGTGTCCTTGAGGTTGGTAGTAGGTATGTGAATGGTAGTGTTAGGCCTTTGATAGAGAGGTTTTGTAAGCCCAGGGAGTACATTGGTATTGATATTGAGCCTGGTAAGTACGTCGATATTGTCCTACCGGCTGAGAGATTAGTTGATTACTTCGGTCCTGAGTCCTTCGATGTTGTTATTTCCACCGAGGTCCTTGAGCATGTCCGTGACTGGAGGCTTGTCATTAATAACATGAAGGCTGTGCTTAAGAAGGGTGGCTTCATTTACATTACTACTCGTTCCTTCGGTTTTGGGTATCATGCTTATCCGCATGATTACTGGCGTTACGAGCCTAGCGATATGGTTAGGATTTTTAAAGATTTTGAGATCTTAAAATTGACTAGAGATCATGAAGCACCTGGAGTCTTTTTAAAGGCAAGGAAACCCATGAATTATAAACCAATAGACT
This region of Caldivirga sp. genomic DNA includes:
- a CDS encoding bifunctional 2-polyprenyl-6-hydroxyphenol methylase/3-demethylubiquinol 3-O-methyltransferase UbiG, which translates into the protein MCNVAVIEFFMENVDCKEFEGRRVLEVGSRYVNGSVRPLIERFCKPREYIGIDIEPGKYVDIVLPAERLVDYFGPESFDVVISTEVLEHVRDWRLVINNMKAVLKKGGFIYITTRSFGFGYHAYPHDYWRYEPSDMVRIFKDFEILKLTRDHEAPGVFLKARKPMNYKPIDLGEVSLYSIILGKRTKEIVDLNKAPVVRRLWLRFCESRIKWLLPGTLLGLVTRRYCI
- a CDS encoding FkbM family methyltransferase encodes the protein FVGDSSIYFALRGAKRVIVVEPVPINYEEMIRNIELNPELKPRILPINAAIADRDDYVNISYDGEFDGAASIYEVKRFKARVRSMRLGTLINEVSRLSVDLSSFRVKVLKLDCKGCEWDVVSNETDVLRLFDIIKIEYAGYLRNYTVNDLISKIEPMGYRCRTWAHNDIAIRIGLNKHGTTTCFKRDFNHMV